CGAACTCTAGGTATTACTAGAATCATCCTTGTCTATGCATGTAAGTGGTTGTTATGTTCACATTGTGGTGTTTTGTTTTGCCTACATACCGGTAGATCACTTGCATTGTTGATCATTTTATTGTATCGATTTTGTACTCATGCGTAGATTAACTTATGGTTTTGTTTCATGGTTCACTAATCTTCTTTCTTGCCGTATGCATGTGTACGATTTATCTCTATGGAAGATTTAGTTTCCCTCTGTGGTTCGATCTATCATATACTTCATCTCCGTGTTAACTAGTTTCTGTTTTAGAAGGGAATATCTTATATGCTTTACAGGTTGCAAACGGAAATCAAGTCTGGTCCATCTTTCGTCCCTTCAACTAGGAGTCTCTACCATGGACGGAGCCAGGAGAAATCTCCACGAAACGGAAGAGGCAAGACGTGAAGCTGCCCCTCGTCATCAACAAGATGAGTATGCTCGTCTGGAGTACTCGGCGCGGACGTGGCCACCGTGGTGATCATGCCTAGGATGCTCAAGACCTCTCCTCCTTTGGCTTCATCACCTTAGGGGGAGACATCAAGTCCCTAGTTCCTATTCAAGCTTTAACTTGTTTTATTTGGCTAAGAACTATTTTCAATTAGTTTGGTTTTGCTTTGTACTCTAAGTGCTATGCACAAACTATGTTTGGTTATTCATGTTTAGTTGAACTCTAAAGTGTTTATTGATTTTTGTCTATTAGAACCTATGATCAAGTCACTTGATATCTTGAAAAGGATGATAATTGATTCTTGATGTCAAGTGACCTATTTTCATGTTTGAAAATAGTGGGAGGTTCAACATGTTGTTTTTAAGATTTTTTGATTAAACTTGTACTTATGATGTTCTTTGTGAGTGTGTAGGTATTTAATGGTGAAAGGTGCATGGAAGGCCAAAGGGGGAGATTGAAGGTAAACATATTGGCCTCCATAAGGTGATGAAGACACAAAAGGAATGAAGATCAAGTTAAGGGGGAGCATTGAAGTTCTTTCctagttggactaggaaaTTACCTAGACGGGCCGGTATGTACCTCACATAAGTAGGGTGTGATTGATTCCAATTATGGGTAGAATTATCTATATTTGGGTATATAGAAATTGTTATGGAAAAGGGTTTGGAGTAAAAGATGTTTTccatattgagatgatttttttcctttcctaGATAGAGTGGTATTAGGAATGTATATCAATCTCTATTCTTGTTTCGGGTTTGGAGTTGCTGTGGgagatatatatagatataggCAGAGGGCATATATGTGGGGATATATAGATAGGCTGGAAACATATATGGGAGTGAGCCGAATAGAAAGAATGGGTGCTGTCCCATAGACACACGGAAGAgtgaagagaaaaaaagaaaagaaaatagaggTGAATCAAGAGAGAAGAATTTCACATCAACAAGGAAATTTGTTCTAGGAGATATTagtgactccattgaagatCTTAGTGACATCATCGACAAGCTTAGTGAAGTCGAAATACGTGTGattacaacgatcttagtgaggttgtaattgacacttgaagcaacggtcttagtgaggttgtttcaatacttgattgtgattatcaagtaagaagtattttacttttgagaactaTATTATcattgattaaggtgtaatcattgtaatatgaattgttcaatagaaaagtaaaattcttctatatattccgctgctattactcgttgttgttctatcttgtattttcatatactttttggGTGCCCGATAAATTTCTATGTAAATCTAGCAAACTTTATATACCATATAGTTTTGATGAATTTCCCATTTAGTCCCCGTCGCTCAAACAGTTATTATTTGTTGTACCTAGCAAAATGAAATTGTAGAGGCACCAAATGGCTTCGATTCAGCCTCGTCGGCAATCTAGCACTAAGCACTTGGCAAGTCTGTAGTTGAAATTCAAGTACCCCGAATCCCATTCCCATCccattataattcaacaaagAAGATCATACTACCTGATTGATATATACTGCCAGCAGAGATTATCCAATAACATCATCGAATATACCAatactcattttgaatatTAGTTCTTGATTATGCGACCAATCAATTCTATGAGTTGAAGGCTTACTAACTATTAGGAATGAAACATGTGCAGGTCCTAATGGAATTGTCTTAACTTTTGAAAGATTATGttgttttaaataaaaattaacttAATTATAAGATTTCTCCGGTGAAGTATATTTGCAAACAAAGCAATGAAGGCATTTAGCATCATAGAATTTCTCCACTTACCCATTACTACCAAAACGTGTATCTCCAAACCCAAAATTGAGCTTCTAACCAACGTGAGAAGGAGAATGAGAAGATGTTGCTGGGTTTGGGCACGGCTGTACGGGGTATATTTTGCTTAGCAATATAAGAGAAGGGTACTATAGTAAAATAGATGGATGTATTTAGTAACTATATAGGTGTAGAAAGTGTACCGGGTTTACTAAGAGATTTACCGGGTACTTTTAGAAATACCCTACTTCATTTTTTGTCGAAAGTGTATAGATTTGGTGTGTTAAGAAAGCTCATTAGTGTCACTACGAGATAACACAAAGTGACAAAACCCATTTAAATTATATTTGCCTGCCACGAGAGTTGGTAAGTAGGTCATGAGAGAGCTCCGTTCTTTTCAGAGCAATCTCGCCATTTCGGATATTGAGATCTCGATCTCAAGCAGCGGCGGTCTGCTATATATGCAAAAGTACATGGCGTACGTACGTATATTGTATTTTGATGCAATTTTTTAGATTAAAAAGGATTGTCTTCTTAcctaaaatgaaaaattaaatgCTGAGAGATAGCAATATGAAATATGTGAACAATAGATAGTAGTACATGAGTACACTTGACCAGCTAGAAGAGTGGATATAAAAGCCATCTGCATATATTTTCCATTAAGCAGGATATATGTCATTGGCTTGGTAACGATATACTTCTAAACGCTATAGCTTTACAATAAGTAGgggatcatatatatatatatatatatatatgttttctagttactacaatatatatatgttttctagTTActacaatttaattaatctCGCTTATTGTAGTCTACAAAGGATGAACTCACTATTCATCCTCCATCCATATGCATCCAAACTTGCTCAACAGACACTACGTACGTATTGTAACCTTCACTTCTATCTAACtttgtaaattgtaatttgGGCAATTGTCTAACTTCTCAGACGTCGTCAGACCAATCAGTAATATCCGTGTCGTAGAACAAGCCGTCGACGATCTGATCAATCAGCGAGTTTATAAAAGAGTTACATCCCAGACTAAAGATCCGACCCACTCGGGTTCGAGCACTGGTCATCACAGCAGCAACCACAGCGCACGTCACCGCGGCCAAACCAACCCCTGCCGCTTCCGCTATCCCTTCCGTCTCTACTTTCCCGAACAACGAGTTCCCGGTCACCACCTCCTTCGTCACAGTCACAGCAAACACCACCTGCATCGTATAACACTTGTCAATCTTTGATAAGTCAAGCTTTATAAGTACTCGAAAGTGAAACAATCTAACAAACCCTAAGTTAGTTAGTCTTTTACCATGGCTAGACGACCGGAGACGATCTCGAAGTCCTGGCTCTTTTTGGAGCTGTCGATGTAGTCCGACAGAGTCGCGAAAAACGACATCGCTTCATCGCCCACGACTCCTCCACCATCTTTCTTCGTCTTCATTACACTGACAAGATCTGAGCCTTCCGAGCCGTACGATCTCAAAGTGCATAGCCGAGGCTGAAGCATGATCTTCGATTTCTTGGTCAGTTTCGGAACTGTAACCTGCGCCGGAGGTAGAGGTTGATCTCCTCCGCATCGAACTGCCGGAGTCTGGAACCTCCTAAGCTCGCAGCGAATCCCGCGCGCCGCCGTGGCCATAGTTAGAGAGGAAATGAAGCAAAGAAAACGAGAGGGTTCCTAGAATGTGGGGGTAAAAGAAGATGGGATGATTTTGTtggtggtggaggtggtggtCTATGACTCCACGTCTTTTGTATTGTTTGTGGAGGTGGAGGGTGATGGAGGTGTGGAGATACGGTGGTTACGTGGCGGTTGCTTTGCTCGTTAACGTCGTTTTCAGGGACTACTTAACTGGTTGGTCTCGTCGGTAAATGAATTATGTGAATGAATAAGGACTTGTCGTTTTTTGTTGGATTTGTTTGTTAGATGTGTTATTCTACGATGAAATTGACCATATTGCTTTAGTTTTTGGTGTACAGGAAGAGAGTTCTAGGTCGACTGCGTCAGAGCCACCAAAGTAACTCACCACATGGTCAATCATGGTTGGCTTTAGGGCAGTGCCCGGTGCCCGGTGGCGATCGACCTGCCTACGACCCTAGTTCGCAATGCAGTTTCCACTTTCCATGTATGTGACAGTTGATGATAAATCCTTATATGAATCTCTTTTTTTAAGGACGGAAGAGCTCCAAACTATCTGGAAGCCTCCATCCTTATATGATTCTTAATGATCATAGAACGATCtttttatatatacttatacAGTTATACTTGAGACGTAAAATTAAACGTGTACACTATCAACGAGCTTATTAAGAGTATATGCTAGAAATTTGTGATTAATAAAATGAGAAACAAAAGATGACTTCTTCATAAGTCAATACCTCGGGGTCATAATACCAAATTGAAGCCAAACTTGAATACCCAGTTGTGGCGGCTCGATCAACTGCAATGATTTACATTGATATTTTGCCCTAGTTGCATTTCAGAGTCGTCTTTGCACCTCGATCATAGTCAATACTCACTCATAGGAAAACTTTAATCTCCATCTTCATTTGGAATCCTTATCGTTTCAGTAAGTAAGCGCATTCTTGTATGGactaaaaagaaaaacgaaATATGGCAATCCCAGAGTGGCTAACTAAGCTAAGCATGGATGAATTCATTTCAAATATGGATGCCCCATGTGTAAATTAATCAATCTACAACTTAACAGAAAAGGCAATCAAacatgaaaaaagaaagacaCATATCTTTCTCAAGGAATAGATGGAT
This genomic interval from Argentina anserina chromosome 1, drPotAnse1.1, whole genome shotgun sequence contains the following:
- the LOC126794360 gene encoding stress enhanced protein 2, chloroplastic: MATAARGIRCELRRFQTPAVRCGGDQPLPPAQVTVPKLTKKSKIMLQPRLCTLRSYGSEGSDLVSVMKTKKDGGGVVGDEAMSFFATLSDYIDSSKKSQDFEIVSGRLAMVVFAVTVTKEVVTGNSLFGKVETEGIAEAAGVGLAAVTCAVVAAVMTSARTRVGRIFSLGCNSFINSLIDQIVDGLFYDTDITDWSDDV